A single genomic interval of Lathyrus oleraceus cultivar Zhongwan6 chromosome 7, CAAS_Psat_ZW6_1.0, whole genome shotgun sequence harbors:
- the LOC127104967 gene encoding stemmadenine O-acetyltransferase has product MEMEIISREFIKPSSPTPPHLRNFPISFIDHITFRYYVPLLFFYNDTKVSDQKSKISHLKSSLSQILSIYYPFAGRFKDQRSIECNDQGVLFLVANITGIKLSTILENPDEKLFDHLFPDQLQWKLMEWNESILVVQINCFACGGIVISVCTCHKIIDATTAFNFVNDWSKLNREQESESKSTSASLLPYNLLYAGDTIFSLGNLPKFPEVDFAIDKTIVCKRFVFEASKIKLLKNLVNFNSHVVENPTRVEVITALIYKCVVSTLGLNFKTTSLQIAVNLRKRMIPPLSNKCVGNLVWILFVMNPELHDLVFRIRQGLSEFCEVYPKKFGGKEKDSSFICECLKQVTTRVSESDNNQSLIAYASWCKFPMYEADFGWGKPIWVTTSACPARNAVILMDTRDGDGIEVIVSMKKNDMVRFECDVELLQYASVNPSITS; this is encoded by the coding sequence ATGGAAATGGAAATAATATCAAGAGAATTCATCAAACCCTCGTCACCAACTCCTCCTCACCTTAGAAATTTCCCCATTTCTTTCATAGATCACATCACTTTCCGTTACTATGTACCTTTACTTTTCTTTTACAATGATACCAAAGTTTCTGACCAAAAATCCAAAATCTCACACCTCAAAAGTTCTTTATCTCAAATTCTATCAATATACTACCCCTTTGCGGGCAGGTTCAAAGATCAACGTTCCATCGAATGCAACGATCAAGGTGTGTTATTTCTAGTTGCAAATATTACGGGAATAAAATTATCAACAATACTCGAAAACCCTGACGAAAAGTTGTTTGATCATTTGTTTCCTGATCAACTACAATGGAAGCTGATGGAATGGAATGAAAGTATTTTAGTCGTTCAAATAAATTGTTTTGCATGTGGAGGAATTGTAATAAGTGTGTGCACATGTCACAAAATCATCGATGCTACTACCGCTTTCAACTTTGTGAATGATTGGTCTAAACTGAACCGCGAACAAGAGTCAGAGTCAAAGTCAACGTCAGCGTCATTGTTACCCTACAATCTACTTTATGCTGGAGATACAATATTTTCACTAGGGAATTTACCAAAATTTCCGGAAGTCGATTTTGCGATAGACAAAACAATAGTGTGCAAAAGGTTTGTGTTTGAAGCATCTAAGATAAAGTTACTTAAAAACCTCGTAAATTTTAATTCTCACGTTGTCGAAAATCCTACGCGTGTTGAAGTTATAACTGCATTGATTTACAAGTGTGTGGTTTCTACATTAGGATTAAATTTCAAAACAACATCCCTTCAAATTGCGGTAAATCTTCGCAAAAGAATGATTCCTCCCTTATCTAATAAGTGTGTAGGGAATTTAGTTTGGATCTTATTTGTTATGAACCCAGAACTGCATGATTTGGTGTTCAGAATTAGACAAGGGTTAAGTGAGTTTTGTGAGGTTTATCCTAAGAAATTTGGAGGGAAGGAAAAAGACTCGTCATTTATTTGTGAATGCTTAAAACAAGTTACTACTAGAGTTTCGGAGAGTGATAATAATCAGAGTTTGATTGCTTATGCTAGTTGGTGTAAGTTTCCAATGTATGAAGCTGATTTTGGGTGGGGGAAACCAATATGGGTGACTACTAGTGCTTGTCCTGCGAGGAATGCGGTTATTTTGATGGATACGAGAGATGGGGATGGGATCGAAGTTATTGTGAGTATGAAAAAGAATGATATGGTTAGGTTTGAATGCGATGTGGAGCTCCTTCAATATGCCTCTGTAAATCCGAGTATTACTTCATGA